The Clupea harengus chromosome 13, Ch_v2.0.2, whole genome shotgun sequence DNA window tatttatttacaaaagtgGCAGCTGgtgaacaaataaaaaaacaaacattctgcTTTTCAGGATATAGCTCTACAAGTGGTGCTaaagagaagcacacagatgaCAATCACTCTTGGACTTTGTAACCTTTGACCCCATATCAGTTAGGAagacacaggtgagggcactgtatatctgAACATCTGTAGAGCGAAGACTGTTAGCCTACTGTATATGACAGCTGGGGCTTGAGATGCCCTGGTACCCACAAACGtgattcagaatcagaatcataaATAGGATTATTGCCAAGAaggtttccacatacaaggagtTTGATATGGTTGTGTGGCACTAATAAGTTAAGTGTACAAATAGGggaaaagacaaatacattttgTCCACAGAAGAAACATAAATAGACAATAACAATCTGAATACAAATGTACATAGAAATATGACTTTAGAGAGAATCTTGGAAGTTGCGTCATTATGACGGACTGAATAGCTGTCCACGAGTTTAAGGGCATTGTTGATGAGACTGCTGTTGGAAATAAACTCTTCTcatggcgtgaggttttggtcctgatggaccgcagcctcagCAGCCTCAGGAAGTTCATTCTGCAGGGCCTTCTTTGTTAGACTCAATCAGGCCTCATCGtctatatatttaaaaaaaatatatataattttgtCAAATTTTCATTTCACCCCCATAACAAGGAGGGCAATTTGAAAGATTTATTCAAATTTAAGTGAATCAGTATGCGATTTCTGTAAACCTAGTGTATGTGACTTGACTGGGGAACACCCAAATAAGTTATCGTTGTACTTGTATGTTCAACATCTGTAGCAGCCCAGTAATGGTATTTAAACTAGGGTTAGCTCTTCAGTTTACATTTAAGTTTTCTGTAAACTACCGTACATTAAAttaacatgcacagacataacAATGATAGTAACCATTATTACTGTTAAACCGATCAGCCATGTTAGTAACATCAGCAGAccttaaatcaaatcaaatttctATGAATGGACACAACTTGACCATAATTACAAAATCACCTTGGTGCCTAGCAACGAATCACTGTTTTGTGACAGGCCCTGTCCATTGGCATTGCATTCATCGTCaatggaagaggagaaagaggagaacaaGAGCAGTCACTGTCACAAACCAACGGTGTACGAAGTAATCAAAGGTGTCAATCAAAGGTcacattttgttgttttctcaacCACACAATTATGAATTCAATAAACCATTACTGCATGCTTACGGTGTGTGATTTCACTGGGGCTTTCCATGCCCTGGTACCTACAAAGGCCTAAAtgtcaatatatttttttaaagtactTTTACTAGTTATAAGGATTTCATCATTCCACATGTCAAGTATGCATAATTTGTTGTGAGAGAAACACAATTTGAAGTTCATCAGTAAGGAATTAGTGTAGGCCTAGTGTATATGAGACTTGCCATGCTTTGGTACCGACGTTTAGTGTACTTTTGTAAGGACATACATttattaaataaacattttttttcatttcatttttagcCATTGTATAATTAAAAACTAATGAATAAGTTGCTACGTTTATTTTGATAACATCACGAATGGCGGCCATATTGAAATGTTCGTTATTGTCGCTGGCTACACACTGCTGAAAGCGGGGAAAGCCACGATTTGCTGATGCAGGGGTGGTGAAATCTACTGGGAGGGTGTTGAAAGAGGAGTGTATGTAAAATGATTAAGACAAGTTGTctttgattgattgacaggtaAGAAGACATAGCTGAGTTAACAAAAGTTATTTTGATCTTCTACAGTTTCAATGTCGACTTGAGTCACGGAAATATTAATGCAAACGCATAAAATGTAACAATAGAGAACCAGCCTCTGAGCTAATGTTAACCATTCAGATTGACGAGCTAACTTAGCAAGCAAGAGCTTTCTGACTTAGCTGTTGTTAAAGTTTTTGATCTGGTGGAGCAGCTAAATAGCTTTGTTTCGTGTTGCAAACATGGTTGACATAACTGTTCGGATAACTCTATTATTTATACGTTCGTCATGTTAATGTTAGCGCTTGTGTCCACTATAGTCCGCCAGCATAGCCGTTAAGCTAACTTTCGTTACTTTGAAAACGTTAGCTAGACGTGTTAGCTAGTTAGATCATTAGCCAACGTCAGTTATCATAGTTGCCCAATGACTACACCGCTTGTCACATGTGTTATGTCGCATATCATATAGGAGTCGATATGAATAGCTTACGTTATGCATCGACTGAATACTGCGGGCGTGAAACAGGAAGAAGTTGTCCCCATCATGTTTCTTATGAGAAGTTTTTTGGTTGCTTAACCATGCTGTCTTTAACGATAACTGTCAGCTAACCTTAGGTAATGTTAGCCAGATAGCTAGGGTTATAGCTTTGTTATGGTGCAATGTTATTGTAACCCAGTATCTTTAGTGATTGAGTGAGTTAAGTGACTTATACGCCAGTCGAATGATTAACGCTAGCCTGGTGAGTAGGATGTGTGAGAGGGCGAGACTagggaaggttttttttgtttagtatttCTTTGTTGCCAAGTGAGGGTGCAGGAACGCATATCGTAGTTAATCTAAGCGAACTGACAGGCAGTCAATGATAAGTTCACTTGTGTGAACGGCACATCGGAACTCGGCATGCATGCACTGTGGTACGGACTAACGTCAAGTGGTTCCTGGCTGGTAAACTAAGTACTTCCGCGTCCAATCAGTTTGTCGACCTGAAATCCCCATACATTCTTGCAGCTGGAAAGTCAGCAAGACCCTTCAGGGAACCACAGACACGGTTCTTTCCAGCCATTGCAGCGTTGGCCACTGCCGTCAGTTCTGTGAGGCAGCTGTCAGACTCCATGCTTGTGCGACTATTGAAAGGGTCGGAGAGGTATATGCAAAATTGGATGACGTAGTTACCTGGATATGGGATCAGTTGTATGACCTGTAGTTGCGACTGTGCccttccaggtgtgtgtgcgctcaggtGATTATGACTATGGCTCATGTGGGAGCAGTAGTGGCGGCCGTGACTGGAGTCATGGCCATACTTCTGCACTCGTCCATACACAGGATTGATGAAGGACACGTGGGGGTGTATTACAGGTAAGGGCGGTTTGTGCGCAGTTGCAGTGTCAATGTCAGCCATGCCTTCATGAACAGGAAGTGATTTACTTATTTGTTTATTGGTGGCAACTTATCtgattgtgtggtgtggttgtaaagtgtagtcttgtgtgtgtgtgtgtgtgtgtgtgtgtgtgtgtgtgtttgttcacagaGGTGGCGCTCTCCTGACTGCTCCTAATGGGCCAGGATACCATATCATGCTACCGTTCATCACTACCTACAGATCTGTGCAGGtaggaatgtgagtgtgtgtgcctttgtttgTGTAAGAGGGGGTGCATGCTGCCTCTGAAGACAGGTATGTGTTTGATTTCTATAACACATGTCCAGTCAACTGAGCCAGGCTGCATGCAGTGGTCTGTGCGGTCATGCTTGGAAGTAGTGTTCTGTATTTTGCGTGACTATATGTATGTCTATTATATCTgtcatttatatatgtgtgtgtgtgtgtatttcaccatgtaaatacacaatgtTTCTGTGGCTTTCACTGTGATAATAAACCACCTTTCTAATCTGGAGAATTTCTGTGTTTTAATCTTCTCACAATGTGCACATACTTATACTGTGGGATTAGTTATTAACTATCTTCTTCTCCCACAGACGACTCTGCAGACAGATGAGATAAAGAATGTGCCTTGTGGAACCAGGTACCCTCTTCTCTGCCCTGTTTGTCACCCTctgtctaaaacacacacacacacacacacacacacacacacacacacacacacacacacacacgcacacacacacacaaagtaacagcattaatatgtttgtgtgctctgCAGTGGAGGTGTGATGATTTACTTTGACCGAATCGAGGTTGTCAACATGCTGGTGCCTTTTGCTGGTAAGATAGTCTGATTTcaccatcttctctctctaacacacattgGCGCCGGAACGagtttcagggtgtgtgtgtgtgtgtgtgtgggtggggcaTGGGATAAACCCAAACCTGTTTAGTGGTCTGGGGGCTTCCTCCCCTGGGGAAAATGATCTTCATTCTAGCAGCTAAAGGCACCATTTTCCCGCCGTTTGAGACTGAATCTGAGACGGTGGCATTACCAGGATGTCACGGTGATCGCTTTGTTTCAGAAGCTCTCTATGCAGTGTAGTGAGGTTGTGTTTTTAGTTGTCAAAAGTGGTCAAGACcgaaataaatgaatgcaaaaagtggtggggacatgtccccagcgTAAATGACACCTAATGGCCGCCTGGTTCCGGcacccctgaacacacacacacctacacttgtTGCTGGTCTGTTGTTTTGTTCATCTGTTTTTAATTGGTTTCCGCTACACCACCTACACTCCTACACTCCTACAGTTCTGTGTGATCCTGTTGGTTTACTTTTCTGTCAGTTCTGTActcagctgctgtgtgtgtgtgtgtgtgtgtgtgtgtgtgtgtgtgtgtgtgtgtgtgtgtgtgtgtgtgtgtgtgtgtgtgtgtgtgtgtgtgtctgcagtggtggACATTGTGCGGAACTACACTGCTGACTACGACAAGACGCTCATCTTCAACAAGATCCACCATGAGCTCAACCAGTTCTgcagtgtgcacacactccAGGAGGTTTACATCGGGCTCttcggtgagaacacacacacacacacacacacacacacacacacacacacacacacacacacacacacacacacacacacacacacacaaacacaaacaaaagatgAGTGGTCACacatgagtggtgtgtgtgtgtgtgtgtgtgttttctttcagaCATCATTGATGAGAACCTGAAGACTGCCTTGCAGAAGGATCTTAATGGCATGGCTCCGGGCCTCACCATtcaggtcaggggtcatgggGGGGGTCACAACCTTTGTATGACACTAACACTCTAAACAAAAAATGAAGCATGGTATGTATGATGATGACCTTCAGAAATCCTGATGTTGTCTCTTGATGCAGACTTGGCTGTAATTAGGGTTGTAATTAGTTCACATGCTCATAGttttgtgtacagtgtgtgtgtgtgtgtctgtgtgattctaCTCTATCCACCAGTGCTgtcgggtgtgtgtggtgttgtctgtGCTGAGACGCTCTGTGTGTTCCCCAGGCCGTGCGCGTCACCAAGCCGAAGATCCCGGAGTCCATCAGGAGGAACTATGAGCTCATGTGAGTTCTGCCCGCAACAACCCAGCACAGCTCCACACAATGCAACCCAGCACAGCTCCACACAATGCAACCCAGCACagctccacaccacacaacccaGCACAGCTCCACACAATGCAACCCagcacagctccacacagccCAGCACAACCCAGCACAGCTCCGCACAGCCCAGCACAACCCAGCACagctccacaccacacaacccagcacagctccacaccacacaacccagcacagctccacaccacacaacccagcacagctccacaccacacaacccaGCACAGCTCCGCACAATGCAACCCAACACAACCCAGCTCAATCCAGTTCAACCCAACAACCCAGCTCAATCCAGTTAAACCCAGCACAGTACAGCTCAACCCAGCCCATtataatacagtacagtacagcccAACACAACATAGTACAGTACAGCCCAACACAACATAGTACAGTACAGCCCAACACAACATAGTACAGTACAgcccagcacaacacaacatagtACAGTACAgcccagcacaacacaacatagtACATTACAGCTCAGcccaacacaatacaactcaagacagcacagcacagctcaacccaacccaacacagaacagcacagctcaacccaacccaacacagaacagcacagctcaacccaacacagcacagctcatAGAACAGTACACCACAAGCCAATACAACAAACTTCAGAGCAACATAGGACTGCACAAGACATTACAGTGCATCTTAGCAGAACACACAAGGCAGCCTTTCTACAAAGAAAACAGTAtacctcaatctctctccctatctctctctctcactccgtctgtctgcagggaggcagagaagaCTCGTCTGCTGGTCACAGCTCAGACGCAGAAGGTTGtggagaaggaggcagagacggagagaaagaaagctatCATTGGTCAGTTTCACCTTTCACCCCGGACGTTTCCACTCTCACCCCTCACTTTCAGTCCTTAGGGTCTCATTTAAGCTCCACCGCTCATGTTTAACCCCTTACTCCTGACATGTTATCACACACTTTCAGCCTTCAcccctgacctctcacctctgacCCCTCACATATACCCCTCCCTCACTTTCATCCTTCTGCTGTCTTCCGCTTCCTTCTTCCGCTCCTCTCTTATCTCCGAAAGCTGGAGGAAGTGAAAGACAGCTgtttcttctcacacacacacacacacacacacacacacgtataatgacaacacacacacgcatgcaacacaacacaaagcttCTGTTTCAAACAGCAGTACACTCACATATAGGGCtgtagtccaggcaaagtagcgttgTATGACAgactatgaggtgtccagaacaacatactaaaagtcctaagaaatcctagttgaggaaatatgttaaattctcatcaatccgagatgtgtgccaataaggccaggcaacaataca harbors:
- the erlin1 gene encoding erlin-1 isoform X1, encoding MLVRLLKGSERCVCAQVIMTMAHVGAVVAAVTGVMAILLHSSIHRIDEGHVGVYYRGGALLTAPNGPGYHIMLPFITTYRSVQTTLQTDEIKNVPCGTSGGVMIYFDRIEVVNMLVPFAVVDIVRNYTADYDKTLIFNKIHHELNQFCSVHTLQEVYIGLFDIIDENLKTALQKDLNGMAPGLTIQAVRVTKPKIPESIRRNYELMEAEKTRLLVTAQTQKVVEKEAETERKKAIIEAEKVAQVAGIQFQQKVMEKETEKRISEIQDSSFLATERAKADAEFYTAAKLAEANRMKLTPEYLQMMKYQAIASNSKIYFGQDIPKMFVDNSAPSGEATVGQDGTPEPTESRTAGEKPRHRRGA
- the erlin1 gene encoding erlin-1 isoform X2, translating into MTMAHVGAVVAAVTGVMAILLHSSIHRIDEGHVGVYYRGGALLTAPNGPGYHIMLPFITTYRSVQTTLQTDEIKNVPCGTSGGVMIYFDRIEVVNMLVPFAVVDIVRNYTADYDKTLIFNKIHHELNQFCSVHTLQEVYIGLFDIIDENLKTALQKDLNGMAPGLTIQAVRVTKPKIPESIRRNYELMEAEKTRLLVTAQTQKVVEKEAETERKKAIIEAEKVAQVAGIQFQQKVMEKETEKRISEIQDSSFLATERAKADAEFYTAAKLAEANRMKLTPEYLQMMKYQAIASNSKIYFGQDIPKMFVDNSAPSGEATVGQDGTPEPTESRTAGEKPRHRRGA